The Acidimicrobiales bacterium sequence ACGACTCCCCATCCGGTGGCGATCCCCTCGGCGTGCGTGCCCAGCGGAAGTGCGCAATGCTTCGAAGCCACGATGGCCTGCCGCGGGCGCAGGTTCGAGGCGAAGAGCGGTATGAGCGAGGAGCAGGGAAGCTCGGACGGGGTGCGCGTCGACGGATTCAGCGACCTGCGCCGAATCGGCCATGGCGGGTTCTCGGCGGTGTACGACGGCGTGCAGGACGGCATGGCCCGCCGTGTCGCGATCAAGGTCCTGAACGCCAGCATCGACGACGAGACGCAGCGACGGGCCTTCGAACGTGAGTGCGCGTTGATGGGTCGCTTGTCGAGCCATCCGAACATCGTTACCGTCCACGCGCCGGCGTTCACGGAGGATCGTCGACCGTGCATCGTGATGGAGTTGTACGCCGGCAACTACCGCTCGCGGGTCACGCCGGGGAACGGACTCGAGATCGCCGAGGTCATCGACGTCGGGATCACCGTCGCCGAGGCCCTCGCCCACGTGCATCGGGGCGACATCGTCCATCGCGACGTCAAGCCGCACAACATCTTCGTGTCCGAACACGGCCCCGTGCTCGCCGACTTCGGGATCTCCTCGGTGCGCACCGAGCAGACGGTGACCGGAGCGGGCGGCTTCTCGGTCGACTACAGCGCGCCCGAGGTGCTCGAGGAGGGCGACGGCGGGATCGCGGCCGACATCTACGCGCTCGGTGCATCGCTCTTTCATCTCGCCGCCGGGCAACCGCCGTTCGCGTCCGAGGGCGAGCATCGGCTGCAACGCACCATCCAGCGCATCATGACCGAGCCACCGCCGCGGCTCGAACGAAGCGACGCGCCGTCGGCGCTCGACCGTCTGCTGCGCGAGGCGATGGACAAGGACGCCGTCCGTCGACCGATCTCGGCGGAGAGCTTCGCGACCCGGTTGCGCGACATCACGGTGCGGCCCGGCGCGTCGCCGTCCGCCGGGACCTCGGGACTGTTCGCGCCGCCGGTCACCACGCCGGTCGAACGCCCGCCGGCCGGGCCGCGGTTCGCGGACTCCCCGTCCGACGAGCCGACCCCGACGTCCACCGGCACCCAGCCCCAACAAACGGTCACCGTCGCCCGCGCCGAGGATCGAGTCGAGGAGCCGCCCGATCTCGAGCCGGCGCCGGAGGACCGACTCGCCACCGCGCCTCAACGCGCCGTCGTCGTCGGGGTCGCCGCGGTGGTTGCGGCCCTCCTGATCGGGCTCGTCGTGTGGGCGCTCGCCCGCGGAGACGATGGCTCCGATCCCGCTCCGACAACGACCGTGAACCTGCCCGTGGACGACTCCTTCTTCGATGCCGTCCCGCCACCGACGGGCGTGGATGCGGTCGCGTCGGCGGGCGTGGTCACGGTGAGCTGGGTGGCCGGGGCCGAGGGCCTCGACTATGTCATCCAGGACTCCGCGGACAACGTGCTGGTGACGGTGGCGTCCTCCCCGGCGCTCGTGGAAGGTCTCGGCGCCGGCACCCACTGCCTGACCGTCAAGGCCGTGAACGACCTGGGTCAGCAGTCCGAACAGGAGGCGGCGCCGTGCGTGACCATCGAATAGGCGCCGCATGCGGGTGGTGACCGGTCCCCATGTACGGATCGCCACCGCTCCTTTACCTTCAAGATCGCCGGGTCGAACGGGCTCGGAGAAATCCCAAGCACAGGAGAACCACACATCATGAGCGAGATCCTTCTCAAGGCCGACGAGGCCCGGAACGCGGCAACCGACGTCAAGAACTCGGCGGGCAACGCACAGAGCGACATCGATGCACTGCGGACACGACTCGGCGCCCTGTCTGATTCGTTCCGAGGCCAGTCCGCCATCGCGTGGGAGGACCGCTTCACGGAATGGGACACGAGCGCCAAGCAGCTGCTCGAAGCGCTCGACGCCCTCGGGCAGTTCCTCAACAGCGCGGCCGACACGATCGAGCAGACCGATCAGTCGATCGCCGACCAGCTCCGCGGTTGAGCACGAGCGCGGATCGCTGAGCCGAACCGATGAGCCACGCCCCGACCATCTATGTGAATCTCGAGGAGCTCGCCGAACTCGAGCGCGAGATCCATCGGTGCACGCAGCAACTCGACACTGCGTCCTACCTGGGGGAGTGCTACGTGCCGACGTCGAGGGCCGTCCAGGAGAAGCTGGAGGATTTCTCCGGCCGATGGGACACACGCCGCGGTGAACTGGGGGAAAGCCTCGAACAGGTCGCCTCGGCGATTTCGTCGATCCGCACCAGCTTCGAGAACGCCGACACCGAACTGTGGAAGGCGCTCCAGAACCTCGGTGAGGAAGGCGGGCAAGGAGGTGGCGGGGGCGGCGAACAGCCACGGGAGCGTCCCGGCTGGTGGGACACCGGCATCGGCGGCACGAATCCGCCCCGGACCGACGGCCCCGTCGAGCGATCCCCGGCCGGCTACGACGACGTGATGCTGCGTCACTCGCCCGGTCAGTTGCGAGACGAGTTCAAGCGGGAGTACCGCGCCGACAACTACTGGGCGACGGCCTGGGAGCCGGAGGGGAACTGCACCAGCTATGTGGCGTGGCGTCTCAACGACGTCGCCGAGGAGCGCGGGCTGGACTGGGAGTTCTCGAACAACATCTACGGCGACACCGAGAACGGCCGGCTCGGCTGGGCGGGTGCGTGGAAGGACAACGCGGAGGCGGCGGGAGTGCCGACCTCCGACACCCCGACCGCCGGGTCCGTGGCCTGGTTCGGCGACAACCACTCGAGCTACGGCGGCCATGTCGCGATGGTGCGATCGGTCGATCCGACCACCGGGGCCATCGTCCTCGAGGAGAGCATGTACAGCCCGACGCCCGGGAAGTCGGTCTTCTTCCAGACCCGAACCGTGCTGCCGGGGGAGTCCGGCTATCCCGACAGCTTCCTCGAGTTCCTGCCGGGGAGTGAATCGTGAGCTGGTCGCTCTACACCGACGGGCGTCGAGACACGGATCCGATCGTCGGCAACCCGTATCAGTTCGAGGTCGTCGAAAAGGTCTTCCGGGTCGCCCGGGAGTCGTCCGAGGCCGTCGCCGAGGACTTCCGTGTGCTCCAGCGAGGTCAGGGAGTCCACCTCGTGGTCGGTCGCTCGGCGGACAGCCTGGCCACCGCCATCTCGGGGGTCGAGGCGTCGCTCGACGATCTTCCCAAGGTCGCCTCGCAGGTCGAGAGGATCTTCCGGGAACACGCTCACCGTCTGCACGAGTTGAACGAGGAGGCGGACCGTGCCCTCGCCCGGGCGAAGGCGGCCTGGAATCGTCGACAGGGCCATCAGCGCACGCTCGACGACATCGATGCGCGTATCTCCTGGCTCGACCGTCAGATCGGCGACGAGTGGCATTCGTTCGTCACCGATGCCTTGTCCGAGCCGGACCCCCAGGAGGACGCCTGGCGTGAGGAGCGGGACCGCCGACGCGGGGACCGTCACTACGTCCAGAGTCAGTGGAACGCGGACGAGGCGGACGTCGAGGCCGAGATCTCCTGCTGGGAGCGGCTCCGCAACGAGGAGATCGAGCGTGAGCGTCTCACCGTCCGCCTTCTCGACGAGGTCGACTTCCACTCCCTGGCCGATCCGGGATGGTGGAGCGACCTCTGGGAGTCCCTGGGCGACATCGACTGGGCGAACGTGCTCTGGCGGCTGCGAGACTTCCTCGACGACCTGCTGCTGGTGCTCGCCATCGTCTCGATCTTCGTGAGTGGCGGTGCACTCGCCGGTCTCATTCTCGTGCTGGCGGCCTCCAAACTCCTGATCGACGTGACGCTGTTCACCAGCGGTGTCGAGGATCCGCAGAACCCGGGCCGCACGGTCAGTGGCTTCGACGTCCTCATGTCCGCGGTGAGCGTTGTGTTCGCCGGGGCTCACTACAACAAGCTCAAGGGCGTGAAGCTCGGGCTCAGCGACTTCTCCAAGACGATTGTCGGGAGGTTCGGACCGAAGGCGATGGAGAAGCCGGACCTGGTCCGATCGTTCCTCGGCTACGAGCGCAACCTCGTCTCCCCAGGGAACCTCTCCGGATCCGTCGACTATCTCGAGGATGCCGGATACTTCGTCCGAGTCACACCGCTCGGGGACGATGCCGGCCGCTTCGCCCTCGACACGCTCGACCAGTCGACGTTTCTCGAAAAGGGGTTCGACCTGTTGTCCAACGGGCAGCGGCTTCACGGCGAGCTCACCGAGCCGAATCATCGGTATGTCAGCTATTCGGGGCACATCGAAGGAGCGATCGACACGTTCAACCGCCCACTTCGGTCCATACTCACACGAACCAGCCGGCCCATCGTGATTCCGGCACTCCTGGAGTTCTGATGACGATCGACAGCTACGGACTCATGCTCCCCGAAGGGTGGACCGCCGTTCCCCTCGACGAAGCCGGGCTCCGTACCCACCTCGAAGAGGTCGTGGCGCCGCTGCGCGAGGAGGACGGCTGGACGAAGGCGATGGAGCGGCGCGTCGAGCTGTTGATGCGGACGCTCGTCCACGAGCTCCGCAGCCAGCGGGTCAGCTTCGCGGCGGGGGTGACCCATCTGATCGTGGAGCCGGGGACCGACGAGGTCGATGGCCGGCTCATGACCGCGTCGTGCACGATCTCCACCACGACGGCTGGTGACCTCGGCTCGCCGATCGACATCACGCCGGATGTGCTCATCCGGCTCTTCTCCGCCCAGCGTGACCGTGAGGACGGCACGAGGATCACCGATCTGGAGCCGCCGTGCGTGCACCCGCTGTCGGTCGGCGACTCGGTCCGGCTCCGGCGCTTGGTGGAAGGGGCCGGTGCGGCCGTCGGTGACGACGACGCGGTGTTCATCGAGACGTATCTCGTACCCCACGCGTCGGACGGCCGGCTGATCGTCTGCCAGTACAGCACGCCGGTTGTCGAGGAATCCCCGCTCTTCTCGCGTCTCTTCGAAGCGATGCAGAGCACGTTTCGCGTGTTCGAAGAGGGCGAGCCCACGGTGTTCGAACCCGTCGAGGCCGGCTCGGGGTGAGTGGATCGATCATCGACGAATTGCGGGCCCGTCTCGCCGACCGGGACGAGTCCTCACCCGTGCCGGACCCATCGCCCGGTCCTGCGATCGAGATCGCGGGCGGCGAGGTCGTCCGGTTGGCCCGGTCCGAATCGATCGTGATCGGTCGTATCGAGGACGACGGCGTCGTCGCCGCGGTCGCGCTCGAGCCGGTGATCTCGCGCCGCCATTGCGAGATCGGCGCGGGGCCCACGGGCGGGCTTCAGCTTCGTGATCTGGGCAGCGCGAACGGCACCGTCGTGGTGCGTGACGGGGAGGCGACCGCCGTCGGCACGGACGACGTCTCGCTACGGGTCGGCGACCGTATCGAGACCATCCACGACACGCTGATCGCCGAAATCGTGGATTCGCCATGACCAGCTGGCGTCTGCTCGTCCGAGATCCGACCCATGGCCGACAGGAGGTCGTCGTCGACGCGGAGTTGGAGTCCTCCACGGCCACGCTCGACGCGCAGATCGAGGCCGCGGGCTTCCACGAGAAGCCGGTTCGCGTCGACGGGTTGACCTTGGTCGGGGTCGACACGGTCGGCGAGCTCGGCATGGTCCACGGATCCACGATCACGCTCGGCGACGTCGTGCCGGACACCCCGCCCGCACCCGGCGCCTATCTCGTCGCGGTGAGTGGCCCCGACTGCGGTGGACGTTGGCGACTGGAGTCCGGGCTCCCCGTGACCGTCGGGCGGAATGCCGGTAACGACATCTCGTTCCCGGATCCGCTGCTCTCGGGTCGCCATGCGTCGTTGGCCTTCGATGGAGAGGCCGTCGAGGTCACGGATCTGGGCAGCCGCAACGGCACCTACGTGGAAGGTGTCCGGCTCGAGGAGCCGGAGCGTGTGGCGCTCGGCGCGTACATCACGGTCGGCTCCACGGTGATGACCGTGGTCGCGGTGGATGCCGCCGATGTCGCGGTCCTGTCGGCACCACACGGTCCGACCTATGCGTTCGCACGCCAGTTCCGTCCGTCCCAGAAGCCGCTGCCGTCGAGGATCGATCCGCCGCGAGAACCCACCGAAGGAGATGTGCGCCGCCGGAACCCGTGGCTGCGTGCCCTGTTGCCGCTCGTGACGGGCGTCGGCTTCGCCCTGATCACGCGGCGCTGGTACTTCCTGGCGATCATGGCGGTGAGTCCGATCGTCTACGCCGTCGATCAGCACCGCGAACGCAAGGCCCGCGCCGCGAAGGTCGAGGCGGATCTCGAGGACTATCACCGGGAGGCCTCCGCCCACGGGCAAACGGTGGCGGCGACTCGATCCGAGGATCGCCGCCGGGCGCGCGACGCAGCCTGGTGCGGCGGCATCGCGACGCTCTTCGCCGAGATGCGCCACGCCCGGCTCTGGGAGAGGACACCCACCGACGATGACTTCGGGAGCGTCTGTGTGGGTCTCGCCGCGCAGCCCTCTCGGATCGACGGAGGTCCGGGCCTGACCGCCGACGACTGGGGCGTGCCGCTCTCGGTGCCGCTCCGTCAGATCGGCAGCACCGCCGTGGTCGGCCCCATCGAGCGGGCGCGGGCGGTGGTGCGCAGCATGCTCATGTCGCTGGCGGCGACCCATGCGCCGAGCGATGTTGCGATCACGATTCTCACGAGTGGCGATGCCGCGGGGCCCTGGGGGTTCGCCCGTTGGCTGCCGCACACCTTCGAAGGCACACATGGTGCTCGCATCGCGGTGACCGAGGGTGACCGCGCCGCGCAGATGAAGTGGATCAAGCAGGTCATCGACACGAGGGCGGAGGACGACCGTCGCGAGTCGACTCCCTTGCCCTTGCACGTCGTCGTGTTCGACGGGGTCGGATTGTTCGGGCCGGCCGAGTTGGCGGAGGTGCTCGGTCGCGGGCCGGGGCAGGGCGTGATCGGTATCACGATCGACACGGCGATGGTGCCGGAGGGCACGCAGGCTCGGGTCACCGTCGGTGCCACCGCGGAAGCCGGCGGGTACCAGAGCCGCGATCACGCCCTGATCGAGGACGTGGTGCTCGCCGAGATGTCACCGCTCGCGGCGGACGCGGCGGCCCGACGTCTGGCCGGTCTGCTGCCGAGCGCCATGGACGACCCGTCGGGTGAAACCGGAGTGGTCCACCTCACGGAGCTGCTGGACCTCGACGGGATCGACGGCACCGATGTGGCCAACCGGTGGCGTGAACTGTCGCCCCGGACGAGCTCGGTCATCGGCGTCGCGTCGGATACGCCGATGACGGTCGACATCGACAAGGACGGTCCTCACGGTCTCGTGGGGGGCACGAGCGGAAGCGGCAAGACCGAGTTCCTCAAGACGCTGCTCGTGTCGTTGTGTCTCAACAACCATCCGGACGACCTGTCGATCGTGATCGTCGACTTCAAGGGCGGCGTCGACCATGAACACTCGAAGCTGTTGCCCCATGTGATCGATGTGGCGACGAACCTGGATCCGGACCTGTTCGTCCGCACGATCCAGCTGCTCGACGCCGAACAGGAGCGGCGCCAGGCGCTCTTCTCTTCGGTGGGCGCAGCGAACCTCGACGCGTACCGATCAGCACGGGAAGCCGATCCGACGCTCCCGCCGATCCCGCGCCTGCTGGTGATCGTGGACGAGTTCGGTCAGCTCCTCGCGAGCGAGGGCGGCAAGGAGCAGCTGAAGGAACTCGAGGGCCTCACCCGCATCGGTCGTGCCCTTGGCGTCCACCTGCTCCTCGTCACGCAGAACTTCGAGAACGCCCTACCGGCCCAGATCGACGCGAACGCCGGACTGCGGATCTGCCTCCGGGTCCAGAAGCCGGCCCACAGCAAGGTGGTCCTGGACTCGGCCGCCGCCGCGACGATTCCCGACTCGAAGATCGGTCGCGCGTTCTCGCGGATCCGGGGCCGCGATCTCGTGGAGTTCCAGACGGCGCGTGTCGCCGGGCGACGACGCGATCTCGCGGCCGCCGCCCCCGCCGTCACGGTGGGGTTGGTGCCGTTCGGCGCGCTGGCGGGCGTCGGGCCGAGTAGCCGGATCGAGGACCCACCGGCCCACGAGAGCGACATGTGGATGCTGATCGAGGCGATCACCAGCGCCGCGGAGGCCACCGGATGGACGGAATCGGCCGTGCCGTGGCCCAGCTCGCTGGCGGCGACGGTCGGCTTCGCCGATCTCGCGCGCGACGCGCCCCCGGGCGAGATCCCGATCGGGCTGGCGGACGAGCCGGAGTGGCAGCGGCAGACCGTGGCGACGCTCGACGAGCGTGTCGAACAGCTCCTGTTCCTCGGGGGCGGAGAAGCCGCGCTACCGGACGTGCTCACCAACTACGCGATGTCCCTGGCGCTGTTGCGCTCGCCCGACGACCTGCACATCTACGCAATCGATCTCCTCGGCCGCGGTGTCGGACGGCTCGCTTCGCTTCCTCACACCGGTGCGGTCGTGTCGCGCAACGACGCGATGGGGCTTCGGCTCCTCCAGTGGTTGGGACAGACGGCAGCGGCGAGGCGGTCCATCTACTCGTCGTCGGGCGCGTCGACCCTGTGGGATCACTGCGACGTCACCGGCACGGAGATGCCGCCTCGGATCGTGCTGATCGTCAACGGGGCCGAGCGACTCCTCATGTCGGGCGAGGCCCAGACGAGTCCGTTGCTCGGTCCGCTGTTGGCGCTGCTCAGTGAGTCCGTCGGCACCGGCATCCAGATCGTCGTCGCCGGCGCGCCGTCCGTCGGCCACAACCGTCTCGGTACCGGCATCACCCGTCGCTTCGTGTTCAACGTCTCGGATCGCTCCGAGACGCAGGCCCTCGGCGTGCCCCGTGCCCTCGCGGCAGAACTGTCGGTGCCGCGGCGCGCGGTCGATGTCGCCCGTGGGCTCGTGGTGCAGTTCGCGGACTTCGGCGACGAGGACCGTTCCGAACGAGAGGTGCTCGATGCGGCGGTGGGCGCCTTGCAGACCCGATTCGAGGGCGCCCTCCGTCGGCCTCCCCACCGGTTCGTGGAGGTGCCCTGGCCGATGCCGATGGTTGTGGCACCACCCCTCGACCCGCGACCGGACGGCTATCTGCGACCAGTACCGGTCGGCGTCGACACGGAGACGGGTCAGTGGCTGTGGATCGACGCCGAAGAGGACGGGCCGGTCCTCGGTGTCGCCGGGCCCGCGAAGAGTGGCCGGTCGTCGACACTGCTCGCGCTCGGCCAGTTGGCGGCACAGGAAGGCTGGCGGGTGATCGCCGCGCCCGCTTCCAACCGGTCACCGCTCGCTCGGCCGGACACCCACTCGTTCGAGATCCATCAGCCGGCCGGTTTGGCGACGCTCGTCGAACAGGCCGCGGCTGACGAGGCACTGTTCGTCCTCGTTGACGACGCCGCCCGCCTCGCGGAGGACGCCCCACTCGGTGACGTCATCGGTCGCGACGGGCCGACGGTTCTCGTACTCGCGGGGACGCCGGACTTCCTGGGGACCCGGGTGGGCGTGATGCGATCCGTGCAGATGAGCGCCGGTGTGGTGATCTCGCCGGGGAGCAGCTCGGACGGTGCCGCGTTCGGGCTGCGCCGGACGCCCCTGGACCCTGGGCTTCCCCGCGCCGGGCGAGGTCTCTTGATCGTCGCTGGGGAAGCGTTCCCGGTGCAGATCCCGCACGTCTGAGCGCGGCGGGCACCCGTTAGGACGCGAGCGGCCGGCGCACGCCGAGATCGGCGCGGTCGGCGGCGCTCATGCCGGCACCGAAGCCGGTGTCGCTGAAGGCGCCCCGGCCGGCCCGCAGCTTCGACAGGCGCGGGAACGCGTCCTCGACCGCCGCCTCGACGGCTGCTTCGCGACGCACGAGTACCGGGGCGAGCGGTGACCCGTGGGCGGCCTCGGTCTGCGCCGATGCGGTGGACGATGCCTGCTCGAGCCGCTCGTGGACGCGGAAGGTGAAGCCGTCCAGGAAGCTGCGGCGGAACGCCTTGGTCTCCGCGGCGGTGGTGCGGTGATCGGGCTTCGCGGTCTGCATCGCCTGCACCGCCTGGACGAGCAGCGATGTGTAGAGCAGCTCGATGGCGCGGAGATCGATGGCGAACCCGAACACCGTGGCGAGGCCGAGGTGCTGGTGCAACACGGCCCGGCTGCGGTTCGCCCGGGCGATGATGGACAGCAGACCGAACTTCTCGCGCTCGTAGGGCCGGCTGACGGCGAGGCGGATGGCGTCGGGTGCGGTGTCGGCTCCGGACTCTTCTGTGCGGAGCGCGTCGGCGAGCGAGTACTCGGCGATCATCGCTTGGGCCTTCGCGGTGAACGCCTCCGCTTCGGCGTCGAACTCGCTCGCTTCCGCCTTCGCCAGCAGCCCCCGGACGCGGCGCAACACGTCCTCGTCCACCGGAGCCGGGTCGTGCGGGTCGGCGTCGGCGTTGCGGCGGCGGACCCGGCCGGCGGCTGCTTCGCCGGGGGCGGGGCCGAGGACGAGCAGTGGGGGGAGGAAACGCAGCTCGAGAAACACGTTGATCGCGTCGGAGTACAGCCGGCCGAGCTGGTCGGAGCGAAGCCAGTCACCGTCGCCGGCAACGGCCCGCACGGACGCCAGCTGCTCGCACCATCGGGGCGTGAGCCGGTCGTCGTAGCCGGCGCGTTCGTGTTGCAGCAGGATCAAGCCGGCGGTCATCGCCACGCAACGGGTCGGCTGTCGCACCGCGACGGCGGCGAGGATGTCGGCGGGCATCCAACCGCGGGCCCAGTGGTGGGCGAGCAGCTCGATGAGTTGCTTCTCGAGACCGGCGAGGTCTTCGGCGGGCGGGTCGAAGGATCGGTGGTTGGTGGTCATGGTCACATGCTGTCGAGTGGGTGTGACATCGTCGGCCGACGTCCCCGCGGGGACGCCCTCTCGACTGGTTCTCAGCTGAACGCGCCGGCCGCGATCAGCGACGCGATCGTGCCGATCATGAACACGGCGAGGGTGATGGCGATCGTTGCCGCGCCCACGGTGACGGCTCGGCCGAGCAGCCGGATGTCGGTGGCCATGTCGTCCATGCGCACGGTCAGGCTCTGATGGACGCCGTCCATCCGCTCGCCGAACGTGTCCATGCGCTCCCCGAGCGTGTCCATCCGCTCGCTGAAGGTGTCCATGCGCTCCCCGAGCGTGTCCATGCGGACGCTGAGCCCGTCGACGCGTTCGCTGAGCCCGTCGACGCGTTCACTGAGCCCGTCGACGCGTTCGCTGAGCCCGTCGATCCGGCCGTCGAGGCGCGCGATGTCGTCCTTCGTCGCGAGCTCGTCCCAGTGCATCGGGGGCATGGACTCCATCATGGCATCGGCAGCCTCCTCGTCCATCACCTCGATCAGGTACTGGCGGATGCGAAGTCGAGTGCTCTCACTTGCGGCCATGGCTTCCTCTCATCATGGGAATCACGAGGGGAAGTGGTGGAGCCCACGCTACGGCGAGGGTGTGACGTCGACGGAGCCGTGAGCCGGACTCCGACGGGGTGCCGCGTACTCGCCCAGCCGTTGCATGACGGCATCGCTCTCGTCCTCGAAGACGCCGCCGTAGACCCCGAGGATCAGCGCCGGGTTCGAGTGGCCGGCCCACTTGGCCGCGGCACGAGGTGACGCCAGCGAACGGCTCCACATCGCGACACACGTGTGGCGGAGATCGTGGATCCGGAGTCCGCTGAGTCCGGCGGCTTCGGTGGCCGGCTTCCAGACGCGTCGTCGGAAGTTTGCGTCGCCGAGTGGGTTGCCGTTCGGTGAGGTCCAGATCAGCTCGGTCGGTCCGATGCCCCGGTCCGAGATGTCGGCGACGAGCGCGTCCATCACGAAGGCCGGGACCGGGACCGTCCGGCGACCGGCGCGCGACTTCGGCGGTCCGAAGGTCGGCGTGCCGTCGGGGCCGAGGGTCCGCGTCTCGGTGACGTCGATCGTGGCGGTCGTCGGGTGGACCCGCTGGGCCCGGAGGGCCGCGAGTTCGCCG is a genomic window containing:
- a CDS encoding serine/threonine-protein kinase gives rise to the protein MSEEQGSSDGVRVDGFSDLRRIGHGGFSAVYDGVQDGMARRVAIKVLNASIDDETQRRAFERECALMGRLSSHPNIVTVHAPAFTEDRRPCIVMELYAGNYRSRVTPGNGLEIAEVIDVGITVAEALAHVHRGDIVHRDVKPHNIFVSEHGPVLADFGISSVRTEQTVTGAGGFSVDYSAPEVLEEGDGGIAADIYALGASLFHLAAGQPPFASEGEHRLQRTIQRIMTEPPPRLERSDAPSALDRLLREAMDKDAVRRPISAESFATRLRDITVRPGASPSAGTSGLFAPPVTTPVERPPAGPRFADSPSDEPTPTSTGTQPQQTVTVARAEDRVEEPPDLEPAPEDRLATAPQRAVVVGVAAVVAALLIGLVVWALARGDDGSDPAPTTTVNLPVDDSFFDAVPPPTGVDAVASAGVVTVSWVAGAEGLDYVIQDSADNVLVTVASSPALVEGLGAGTHCLTVKAVNDLGQQSEQEAAPCVTIE
- a CDS encoding WXG100 family type VII secretion target, coding for MSEILLKADEARNAATDVKNSAGNAQSDIDALRTRLGALSDSFRGQSAIAWEDRFTEWDTSAKQLLEALDALGQFLNSAADTIEQTDQSIADQLRG
- a CDS encoding CHAP domain-containing protein gives rise to the protein MSHAPTIYVNLEELAELEREIHRCTQQLDTASYLGECYVPTSRAVQEKLEDFSGRWDTRRGELGESLEQVASAISSIRTSFENADTELWKALQNLGEEGGQGGGGGGEQPRERPGWWDTGIGGTNPPRTDGPVERSPAGYDDVMLRHSPGQLRDEFKREYRADNYWATAWEPEGNCTSYVAWRLNDVAEERGLDWEFSNNIYGDTENGRLGWAGAWKDNAEAAGVPTSDTPTAGSVAWFGDNHSSYGGHVAMVRSVDPTTGAIVLEESMYSPTPGKSVFFQTRTVLPGESGYPDSFLEFLPGSES
- a CDS encoding FHA domain-containing protein gives rise to the protein MSGSIIDELRARLADRDESSPVPDPSPGPAIEIAGGEVVRLARSESIVIGRIEDDGVVAAVALEPVISRRHCEIGAGPTGGLQLRDLGSANGTVVVRDGEATAVGTDDVSLRVGDRIETIHDTLIAEIVDSP
- a CDS encoding FtsK/SpoIIIE domain-containing protein encodes the protein MTSWRLLVRDPTHGRQEVVVDAELESSTATLDAQIEAAGFHEKPVRVDGLTLVGVDTVGELGMVHGSTITLGDVVPDTPPAPGAYLVAVSGPDCGGRWRLESGLPVTVGRNAGNDISFPDPLLSGRHASLAFDGEAVEVTDLGSRNGTYVEGVRLEEPERVALGAYITVGSTVMTVVAVDAADVAVLSAPHGPTYAFARQFRPSQKPLPSRIDPPREPTEGDVRRRNPWLRALLPLVTGVGFALITRRWYFLAIMAVSPIVYAVDQHRERKARAAKVEADLEDYHREASAHGQTVAATRSEDRRRARDAAWCGGIATLFAEMRHARLWERTPTDDDFGSVCVGLAAQPSRIDGGPGLTADDWGVPLSVPLRQIGSTAVVGPIERARAVVRSMLMSLAATHAPSDVAITILTSGDAAGPWGFARWLPHTFEGTHGARIAVTEGDRAAQMKWIKQVIDTRAEDDRRESTPLPLHVVVFDGVGLFGPAELAEVLGRGPGQGVIGITIDTAMVPEGTQARVTVGATAEAGGYQSRDHALIEDVVLAEMSPLAADAAARRLAGLLPSAMDDPSGETGVVHLTELLDLDGIDGTDVANRWRELSPRTSSVIGVASDTPMTVDIDKDGPHGLVGGTSGSGKTEFLKTLLVSLCLNNHPDDLSIVIVDFKGGVDHEHSKLLPHVIDVATNLDPDLFVRTIQLLDAEQERRQALFSSVGAANLDAYRSAREADPTLPPIPRLLVIVDEFGQLLASEGGKEQLKELEGLTRIGRALGVHLLLVTQNFENALPAQIDANAGLRICLRVQKPAHSKVVLDSAAAATIPDSKIGRAFSRIRGRDLVEFQTARVAGRRRDLAAAAPAVTVGLVPFGALAGVGPSSRIEDPPAHESDMWMLIEAITSAAEATGWTESAVPWPSSLAATVGFADLARDAPPGEIPIGLADEPEWQRQTVATLDERVEQLLFLGGGEAALPDVLTNYAMSLALLRSPDDLHIYAIDLLGRGVGRLASLPHTGAVVSRNDAMGLRLLQWLGQTAAARRSIYSSSGASTLWDHCDVTGTEMPPRIVLIVNGAERLLMSGEAQTSPLLGPLLALLSESVGTGIQIVVAGAPSVGHNRLGTGITRRFVFNVSDRSETQALGVPRALAAELSVPRRAVDVARGLVVQFADFGDEDRSEREVLDAAVGALQTRFEGALRRPPHRFVEVPWPMPMVVAPPLDPRPDGYLRPVPVGVDTETGQWLWIDAEEDGPVLGVAGPAKSGRSSTLLALGQLAAQEGWRVIAAPASNRSPLARPDTHSFEIHQPAGLATLVEQAAADEALFVLVDDAARLAEDAPLGDVIGRDGPTVLVLAGTPDFLGTRVGVMRSVQMSAGVVISPGSSSDGAAFGLRRTPLDPGLPRAGRGLLIVAGEAFPVQIPHV
- a CDS encoding DUF2786 domain-containing protein; translation: MTTNHRSFDPPAEDLAGLEKQLIELLAHHWARGWMPADILAAVAVRQPTRCVAMTAGLILLQHERAGYDDRLTPRWCEQLASVRAVAGDGDWLRSDQLGRLYSDAINVFLELRFLPPLLVLGPAPGEAAAGRVRRRNADADPHDPAPVDEDVLRRVRGLLAKAEASEFDAEAEAFTAKAQAMIAEYSLADALRTEESGADTAPDAIRLAVSRPYEREKFGLLSIIARANRSRAVLHQHLGLATVFGFAIDLRAIELLYTSLLVQAVQAMQTAKPDHRTTAAETKAFRRSFLDGFTFRVHERLEQASSTASAQTEAAHGSPLAPVLVRREAAVEAAVEDAFPRLSKLRAGRGAFSDTGFGAGMSAADRADLGVRRPLAS
- a CDS encoding tyrosine-type recombinase/integrase, with amino-acid sequence MDAPSRGLPAEPAPSFREWWAEFITTRVGVRPATRRRDESIFRCHLEPSFGDVPIDEIGFRDAQRFVAELAATDLAPRTVRKAAGLLAQSLDIAVRSRVLEHNPARGLSLPQVPHKEPRFLDAAEVERLAATISAAYRTFVLVGAYAGLRHGELAALRAQRVHPTTATIDVTETRTLGPDGTPTFGPPKSRAGRRTVPVPAFVMDALVADISDRGIGPTELIWTSPNGNPLGDANFRRRVWKPATEAAGLSGLRIHDLRHTCVAMWSRSLASPRAAAKWAGHSNPALILGVYGGVFEDESDAVMQRLGEYAAPRRSPAHGSVDVTPSP